One stretch of Amycolatopsis tolypomycina DNA includes these proteins:
- a CDS encoding MFS transporter, protein MRDRIAVFTVFALNGLALGSWASRTPALAAQVHASPGVFGLALLGASVGMLAAASVSGRLIERAGARAVVAGSTALAAVSLVLVGLAPNVPLLAGALLVIGVSVGMLDVAMNVAAVAVERRLRKPVMAVFHAGFSFGALAGSLAAGLAAGHGWSPARHLGVAAVVAVAVLLVVVRAVPGSRPEHAETPAVPPGRAPIRRPVLWLLAAVALCSAIAEGASSDWSALLMTAERGVGQGAAALAFAGFQLVMALTRLAAPWAQRRFGPTRCLAAGATLAAAGLVAAAAIPVAAVGFAGFALAGAGLAASFPMALGLAGDAGKRGDGSGGERELGFVTAIAYTGFLAGPPIIGGIAQVTDYSVAFVFVAVVAALILPAAVAARRSRRREEADAMVGR, encoded by the coding sequence ATGCGGGACCGGATCGCGGTGTTCACCGTGTTCGCCCTCAACGGGCTCGCGCTCGGCTCGTGGGCGTCGCGCACGCCCGCGCTGGCCGCCCAGGTGCACGCCTCACCCGGGGTTTTCGGCCTCGCCCTGCTCGGCGCCAGCGTCGGGATGCTCGCGGCCGCCTCGGTTTCGGGGCGGCTCATCGAACGGGCCGGTGCCCGCGCCGTCGTCGCCGGGAGCACCGCGCTGGCCGCCGTCTCGCTCGTCCTCGTCGGGCTCGCGCCGAACGTGCCCCTGCTCGCCGGGGCGCTGCTGGTCATCGGCGTGAGCGTGGGGATGCTCGACGTCGCCATGAACGTCGCCGCGGTCGCCGTCGAACGGCGGCTGCGCAAGCCGGTCATGGCCGTCTTCCACGCGGGCTTCAGCTTCGGGGCGCTCGCCGGTTCGCTGGCCGCGGGCCTGGCCGCCGGGCACGGGTGGTCGCCCGCCCGGCACCTCGGCGTGGCCGCGGTCGTCGCCGTCGCCGTGCTGCTGGTCGTGGTCCGCGCCGTCCCCGGCAGCCGCCCCGAGCACGCCGAAACGCCCGCCGTGCCGCCCGGCCGCGCGCCGATCCGCCGTCCCGTCCTGTGGCTGCTCGCCGCCGTCGCGCTGTGCTCGGCCATCGCGGAAGGCGCGTCGTCGGACTGGTCGGCCCTGCTCATGACGGCCGAACGCGGGGTCGGGCAAGGGGCCGCGGCACTCGCCTTCGCCGGGTTTCAGCTGGTCATGGCGCTGACCCGGCTGGCGGCCCCGTGGGCGCAACGCCGGTTCGGCCCGACCCGCTGCCTCGCCGCGGGTGCCACGCTCGCCGCCGCCGGGCTGGTCGCCGCGGCCGCGATCCCGGTCGCCGCCGTCGGGTTCGCCGGGTTCGCGCTGGCCGGCGCGGGTCTCGCCGCGTCCTTCCCGATGGCACTCGGCCTCGCCGGTGACGCGGGGAAGCGCGGTGACGGCTCCGGCGGCGAGCGCGAGCTCGGCTTCGTCACGGCCATCGCCTACACCGGCTTCCTCGCCGGCCCGCCGATCATCGGCGGCATCGCGCAGGTGACCGACTACAGCGTGGCGTTCGTGTTCGTCGCGGTCGTCGCCGCGCTGATCCTCCCGGCCGCGGTCGCCGCCCGGCGGTCGCGACGGCGGGAGGAAGCGGACGCGATGGTCGGCCGGTAG
- a CDS encoding LacI family DNA-binding transcriptional regulator has translation MTRRRRPTLDDVAGAVGVSRATVSNAYNRPDQLSARLRDQVLRVAAELGYPGPDPTARSLATSRTGAIAVLLDTSLSMAFSDPALYLTLDALARVIDPRGHALLLLPGGVFGGPAPDRVRTAQADLAIVYSLPDGAPSLDAVRTRGLPLVVIDQPLLPGTARVGCADRLGAALAARHLLDLGHRRFGIFAACSHLTPGGGRLSVAEALQAPFHDVRERLGGYLDELGSCPVVVEEAAGLSAESAMAGAFALLAASPRPTAVLCMSDQLALAVLAAARELGISVPGELSVAGFDDSPPASWSSPPLTTVRQDLAAKGRIAGELALDLLDLLDDGSAPAPVEVPVSLVVRGSTGPA, from the coding sequence ATGACCCGGCGCCGCCGTCCCACGCTCGACGACGTCGCCGGCGCCGTGGGCGTCTCGCGCGCCACGGTTTCGAACGCCTACAACCGCCCCGACCAGCTGTCCGCCCGGCTGCGTGACCAGGTCCTGCGGGTGGCGGCCGAGCTGGGCTACCCCGGTCCGGACCCGACGGCCCGTAGCCTGGCGACCAGCCGCACGGGCGCGATCGCCGTCCTGCTGGACACGTCGCTGTCGATGGCGTTTTCCGACCCGGCCCTGTACCTGACCCTGGACGCGCTGGCGCGGGTGATCGACCCGCGCGGGCACGCGTTGCTGCTCCTGCCCGGCGGCGTTTTCGGCGGTCCCGCGCCCGACCGGGTGCGCACGGCGCAGGCCGACCTCGCGATCGTGTACTCGCTGCCCGACGGCGCTCCGTCGCTGGACGCGGTGCGCACGCGCGGGTTGCCGCTCGTGGTGATCGACCAGCCGCTGCTGCCCGGGACGGCGCGAGTCGGCTGCGCGGACCGGCTCGGGGCGGCGCTGGCCGCGCGGCACCTGCTGGACCTGGGGCATCGGCGGTTCGGGATCTTCGCCGCGTGCAGCCACCTCACGCCCGGCGGCGGCCGGCTGAGCGTGGCGGAGGCGTTGCAGGCGCCCTTCCACGACGTCCGCGAGCGGCTGGGCGGCTACCTGGACGAGCTGGGGTCGTGCCCGGTCGTCGTCGAGGAGGCGGCGGGGTTGAGCGCGGAGAGCGCGATGGCGGGGGCGTTCGCGCTGCTGGCGGCGTCACCGCGGCCGACGGCGGTGCTGTGCATGTCCGACCAGCTGGCGCTGGCGGTGCTCGCCGCGGCCCGTGAGCTGGGGATCAGCGTGCCGGGCGAGCTGTCGGTGGCCGGCTTCGACGACAGCCCGCCGGCGTCGTGGTCGTCGCCGCCGCTGACGACGGTGCGGCAGGACCTCGCGGCCAAGGGCCGGATCGCCGGGGAACTGGCGCTGGACCTGCTGGACCTGCTGGACGACGGCTCGGCGCCGGCGCCGGTCGAGGTGCCGGTTTCGCTGGTGGTGCGGGGCAGCACGGGGCCCGCCTAG
- a CDS encoding peptidase inhibitor family I36 protein: protein MSSRRLRSRLPHLLVLAVVGLLTSAGAAQAAPNQADPGCRKGEFCVWSADQYGGEPERFDLRTVNPGECIPLPEGFDGSSFVNRMTRDVTVYQDDECSTEGDFVTYPGGGTYVPDAPFLVRGIQIWE from the coding sequence ATGTCTTCACGTCGTCTTCGTTCGCGCCTGCCGCACTTGCTGGTCCTGGCCGTGGTCGGGCTGCTGACCAGCGCCGGAGCCGCCCAGGCGGCCCCGAACCAGGCCGACCCGGGGTGCCGGAAGGGCGAATTCTGCGTGTGGTCGGCGGACCAGTACGGCGGCGAGCCGGAAAGGTTCGACCTGCGCACGGTGAATCCAGGGGAATGCATTCCCCTGCCCGAGGGATTCGACGGCTCCTCGTTCGTGAACCGCATGACACGCGACGTCACGGTGTACCAGGACGACGAATGCTCGACCGAGGGAGATTTCGTCACCTACCCCGGCGGCGGCACGTACGTCCCGGACGCCCCGTTCCTGGTCCGGGGCATCCAGATCTGGGAGTGA
- a CDS encoding nucleotide disphospho-sugar-binding domain-containing protein: MRILFTTVALPGHFFPLVPLAWACRAAGHEVLVLSAEHFVPTVLGSGLPGTSSGPAERFADLVADDRPSEGLAEQRTAHGRVFGRMAARALPGTSVAMRAWRPDVVVSERAEFAGPIAAWSLGIPQVELHWGVAALPEYRWGAATELSVQLAARGLDLLPRPAAVLNPWPPSLRLPHAAAHTGIRPLAYNGEARVPDWVLRRRRRPRVCLTLGTVVPRTGRSQVAESVADIVAALADLDVELVVAVDDRIAAGWPPLPESVRHVGRMPLSPVFATCDAVIHHGGQGTALTAIEAALPQLVLPVFDDQFDNGESVARAGAGVRLLPDEIAPEAIARECAAILERPGYRRAAEMLAAESAAQPTPAEVAESLVELAEEGTAQAA; the protein is encoded by the coding sequence GTGCGGATCCTGTTCACGACCGTGGCCCTGCCGGGTCACTTCTTCCCGTTGGTCCCGTTGGCGTGGGCCTGCCGCGCGGCGGGGCACGAGGTGCTGGTGCTGAGCGCGGAGCACTTCGTCCCGACGGTGCTCGGATCGGGCCTGCCGGGCACGTCATCGGGTCCGGCGGAGCGGTTCGCCGACCTGGTGGCGGACGACCGCCCGAGCGAGGGCCTGGCCGAGCAGCGAACGGCCCACGGCCGGGTGTTCGGCCGCATGGCGGCGCGGGCCCTGCCGGGCACCTCGGTGGCGATGCGCGCGTGGCGGCCGGACGTGGTGGTCAGCGAGCGGGCCGAGTTCGCGGGCCCGATCGCGGCGTGGAGCCTCGGAATCCCCCAGGTGGAGCTGCACTGGGGGGTGGCGGCCCTCCCGGAGTACCGCTGGGGAGCGGCAACGGAGCTGTCGGTCCAGCTGGCGGCCAGGGGCCTGGACCTCCTTCCCCGGCCGGCGGCGGTCCTGAACCCGTGGCCACCGTCGTTGCGCCTCCCCCACGCGGCGGCCCACACGGGCATCCGCCCCCTGGCGTACAACGGCGAGGCCCGGGTGCCGGACTGGGTCCTGCGCCGCCGTCGCCGGCCCCGGGTGTGCTTGACGCTGGGCACGGTCGTGCCCCGCACGGGGCGCAGCCAGGTGGCGGAGAGCGTGGCGGACATCGTGGCCGCGCTGGCGGATCTGGACGTGGAGCTGGTGGTGGCGGTGGACGACCGCATCGCGGCAGGCTGGCCCCCGTTGCCGGAATCGGTCCGCCACGTGGGCCGGATGCCGTTGTCCCCGGTATTCGCAACCTGCGACGCAGTGATCCACCACGGCGGCCAGGGCACGGCACTGACGGCGATCGAGGCGGCCTTGCCCCAGCTGGTACTGCCGGTGTTCGACGACCAGTTCGACAACGGCGAGTCGGTCGCCCGCGCGGGTGCGGGGGTGCGGTTGCTGCCGGACGAGATCGCCCCGGAGGCCATCGCGCGCGAGTGCGCCGCGATTTTGGAGAGGCCGGGCTACCGCCGGGCAGCGGAGATGCTGGCGGCGGAGTCGGCGGCCCAGCCGACGCCGGCCGAGGTGGCGGAGAGCCTGGTGGAGCTGGCGGAGGAGGGCACAGCCCAGGCCGCTTGA
- a CDS encoding alcohol dehydrogenase catalytic domain-containing protein, translated as MKAAVIPGVNEEWELREVPTPEPGPADVLIRVRASGICSNDVLVTKGMLPFPAFDPAIPGHEPVGEVVAVGDAVTSRQVGDVVGTTWIRGTCGSCDYCRLGLPLSARAAFACAAPVSTGFTVQGGQAEYIVVAADQTVLIPDHLSPELAVPVLCAGYTSWSALRSADPKPGERVAVVGIGGLGHLAVQYARACGFDTIAVTSSPEKHDLARELGASTVVSNGEELRAAGGADVVLVTGTSYRAAADAMTGLNVNGRLVLAGIDVTEPFTLPPMLPFFGLGQRIIGATHNGTEYLREALDLVAAGKVKPLVETFAAEDVAEAVRKVGKGEVRFRAVVTY; from the coding sequence ATGAAGGCTGCGGTGATTCCCGGGGTCAACGAGGAGTGGGAGCTGCGGGAGGTACCGACCCCCGAGCCCGGCCCGGCCGACGTGCTCATCCGGGTGCGCGCCTCCGGCATCTGCTCCAACGACGTCCTGGTCACCAAGGGCATGTTGCCGTTCCCGGCGTTCGACCCGGCGATCCCCGGGCACGAGCCGGTTGGCGAGGTGGTGGCGGTCGGCGACGCGGTCACCAGCCGGCAGGTCGGCGACGTCGTCGGCACCACGTGGATCCGCGGCACCTGCGGCAGCTGTGACTACTGCCGGCTCGGTCTTCCGCTGTCGGCCCGTGCGGCGTTCGCCTGCGCGGCCCCGGTGTCCACCGGGTTCACCGTCCAAGGTGGACAGGCCGAGTACATCGTGGTCGCGGCCGACCAGACGGTGCTGATCCCCGACCACCTGTCCCCGGAGCTCGCGGTCCCGGTGCTGTGCGCGGGGTACACGAGCTGGAGCGCCCTGCGGTCGGCGGACCCGAAGCCGGGCGAGCGCGTCGCGGTGGTCGGCATCGGCGGCCTGGGCCACCTCGCGGTGCAGTACGCCCGCGCGTGCGGCTTCGACACGATCGCGGTGACGAGCTCGCCGGAGAAGCACGACCTGGCCCGCGAGCTGGGCGCGAGCACGGTGGTGTCGAACGGCGAGGAACTGCGCGCGGCGGGCGGCGCCGACGTGGTGCTCGTGACGGGCACGTCCTACCGCGCGGCCGCGGACGCGATGACGGGCCTGAACGTCAACGGCCGCTTGGTCCTGGCGGGCATCGACGTGACGGAGCCGTTCACGCTGCCGCCGATGCTGCCGTTCTTCGGGCTGGGCCAGCGGATCATCGGCGCGACCCACAACGGCACGGAGTACCTGCGCGAGGCACTCGACCTGGTGGCGGCGGGCAAGGTCAAGCCGCTGGTGGAGACGTTCGCGGCCGAAGACGTCGCCGAAGCCGTCCGCAAGGTCGGCAAGGGCGAGGTGCGGTTCCGCGCCGTCGTCACGTACTGA
- a CDS encoding DegT/DnrJ/EryC1/StrS family aminotransferase — protein sequence MEPMINVMQPALGEQELAAVREVFESNWIGRGARTQQFESAFARHIGVDADHVTSTNSCTEATFIAMELLEIGPGDEVVLPTPSFVGAGNAIASRGAVPVFCDVDEATLNPRVSDIEAVLTERTKAVLILHYGGYPGEVKQIAQLCRDRGIHLIEDAAVAIASTVDGQSCGTFGDMGVWSFDHGKIVVTVDGGMLCVRDPELAARAPKIAYLGMEQRSGYDQAMRAQTRWWDFDVTSFSRRSTTNDVLAAIGNVQLSRLDGFIARRREVAEAYDAGLADVAGLRVPPPLPAGHTSSYYMYWLQFDGGIRDQVARDLYELGVYTTFRYPLLHQVPAYGSSAVLPGAEAAAAKTLLLPMHQSLSDADVDRVISAVRECTGRRIGVARAA from the coding sequence ATGGAGCCCATGATCAACGTCATGCAGCCGGCGCTGGGCGAGCAGGAGCTCGCGGCGGTCCGGGAGGTGTTCGAGAGCAACTGGATCGGCCGCGGCGCCCGCACGCAGCAGTTCGAGTCGGCTTTCGCACGGCACATCGGCGTCGACGCCGATCACGTGACGTCGACGAACTCGTGCACCGAGGCGACGTTCATCGCGATGGAGCTCCTCGAGATCGGCCCGGGCGACGAAGTCGTGCTGCCGACGCCGAGTTTCGTCGGCGCGGGCAACGCGATCGCGTCCCGCGGCGCCGTGCCGGTGTTCTGCGACGTCGACGAGGCGACCCTGAACCCGCGCGTGTCGGACATCGAGGCGGTGCTCACCGAGCGCACGAAGGCCGTGCTGATCCTGCACTACGGCGGGTATCCCGGCGAGGTGAAGCAGATCGCCCAGCTGTGCCGCGACCGCGGCATCCACCTGATCGAGGACGCCGCCGTCGCCATCGCCTCCACTGTGGACGGTCAGAGCTGCGGCACCTTCGGCGACATGGGCGTGTGGAGCTTCGACCACGGCAAGATCGTGGTCACCGTGGACGGCGGGATGCTGTGCGTGCGCGACCCGGAGCTGGCCGCCCGCGCGCCCAAGATCGCCTACCTCGGGATGGAGCAGCGCAGCGGGTACGACCAGGCGATGCGCGCCCAGACCCGCTGGTGGGACTTCGACGTGACGTCGTTTTCCCGCCGCTCCACGACGAACGACGTGCTCGCCGCGATCGGCAACGTCCAGCTGAGCCGGCTCGACGGCTTCATCGCCCGCCGCCGCGAAGTCGCGGAGGCCTACGACGCGGGCCTCGCGGACGTCGCCGGGTTGCGCGTCCCCCCGCCCCTCCCGGCGGGCCACACGTCGTCGTACTACATGTACTGGCTCCAGTTCGACGGCGGCATCCGCGACCAGGTCGCGCGCGACCTGTACGAACTGGGCGTCTACACGACTTTCCGCTACCCGCTGCTGCACCAGGTCCCGGCGTACGGCTCGTCGGCGGTCCTCCCCGGCGCCGAAGCGGCCGCGGCGAAGACGTTGCTGCTGCCGATGCACCAGTCGCTGTCGGACGCGGACGTCGACCGCGTGATCTCCGCCGTGCGCGAGTGCACCGGCCGCCGCATCGGCGTCGCCCGCGCGGCCTGA
- a CDS encoding MFS transporter, giving the protein MTGNGAPPLAGRREWWGLAVLALPTMLTMMDINVLFLALPHLSADLGASSTEQLWITDIYGFLIAGFLVTMGTLGDRIGRRKVLVTGATAFGILSAVAAFSTNPEMLIVIRALLGIAGATIMPSTLALIMGMFQHPKQMGAAIGVWATSMMAGIALGPVVGGLLLASFWWGSVFLLAVPIMVLVLVFGPILLPEFKNPQAGKLDLVSVALSLLAILPFIWGLKEVVRSGWAVAPVLVAVAGIIFGVAFVVRQRKLANPLLDVRLFAIKAVSGGLILGLLFAAIQGGTGLLVTQHLQEVEGFSALKSALLLLIPAVIMVVGIQATNPLSLKVKPGVILIVGMLVAAVGMVVLSLYDTTSGVAVLIVGSSIIFLGGSPIGVLVNKVVMGSAPPEKMGSAASLQSTGGELGVALGIAALGSIATAAYHSHLTVPASVTGPAADATRESITSAVQAAGSQPPNVAQDLLNAAGSAFTSALNTTAGICAVVFVALAALAFATLRHIPVPPAPPTGPPPEAAPEGAPEGETSAEAAQA; this is encoded by the coding sequence GTGACCGGTAACGGCGCGCCGCCCTTGGCCGGGCGGCGGGAGTGGTGGGGGCTGGCGGTGCTCGCCCTCCCCACGATGTTGACGATGATGGACATCAACGTCCTGTTCCTCGCGCTCCCGCACCTGAGCGCTGACCTGGGCGCGAGCAGCACCGAGCAGCTGTGGATCACCGACATCTACGGCTTCCTGATCGCCGGGTTCCTGGTGACCATGGGTACGCTCGGTGACCGGATCGGCAGGCGGAAGGTCCTGGTGACCGGCGCCACGGCCTTCGGCATCCTTTCCGCGGTCGCGGCCTTCTCGACCAACCCCGAGATGCTGATCGTGATCCGCGCCCTGCTCGGTATCGCGGGTGCGACGATCATGCCGTCGACGCTCGCGTTGATCATGGGCATGTTCCAGCACCCGAAGCAGATGGGTGCCGCGATCGGTGTCTGGGCCACCTCGATGATGGCCGGTATCGCCCTCGGCCCGGTGGTCGGCGGTCTGCTGCTGGCCTCGTTCTGGTGGGGTTCGGTCTTCCTGCTCGCGGTGCCGATCATGGTGCTCGTGCTGGTGTTCGGGCCGATCCTGCTGCCCGAGTTCAAGAACCCCCAGGCGGGCAAGCTCGACCTGGTCAGCGTCGCGCTGTCGCTGCTGGCGATCCTGCCGTTCATCTGGGGCCTCAAGGAGGTCGTCCGCTCCGGCTGGGCGGTCGCGCCGGTCCTGGTGGCCGTGGCGGGCATCATCTTCGGCGTGGCGTTCGTGGTCCGGCAGCGCAAGCTGGCGAACCCGCTGCTCGACGTTCGCCTGTTCGCGATCAAGGCCGTCTCCGGCGGTCTGATCCTCGGCCTGCTGTTCGCCGCGATCCAGGGCGGCACGGGCCTGCTGGTGACCCAGCACCTGCAGGAGGTGGAGGGCTTCTCGGCCCTGAAGTCCGCGCTCCTGCTGCTGATCCCGGCCGTGATCATGGTGGTCGGCATCCAGGCCACCAACCCGCTTTCGCTGAAGGTCAAGCCCGGCGTCATCCTGATCGTCGGCATGCTCGTCGCCGCGGTCGGCATGGTGGTGCTGAGCCTGTACGACACGACTTCGGGCGTGGCCGTGCTGATCGTCGGCTCGAGCATCATCTTCCTCGGCGGCAGCCCGATCGGCGTCCTGGTCAACAAGGTCGTCATGGGCTCGGCCCCGCCGGAGAAGATGGGGTCGGCGGCTTCGCTGCAGTCGACCGGTGGTGAGCTGGGCGTCGCGCTCGGCATCGCCGCGCTGGGCAGCATCGCGACGGCGGCTTACCACAGCCACCTGACCGTGCCCGCCAGCGTCACCGGCCCGGCCGCGGACGCCACCCGCGAGAGCATCACCAGCGCGGTCCAGGCGGCGGGTTCCCAGCCGCCGAACGTCGCGCAGGACCTGCTGAACGCGGCCGGCAGCGCGTTCACCAGCGCCCTGAACACCACCGCGGGCATCTGCGCGGTCGTGTTCGTGGCCCTGGCCGCGCTGGCCTTCGCCACCCTCCGGCACATCCCGGTCCCGCCGGCGCCGCCCACGGGCCCGCCGCCGGAGGCCGCGCCGGAAGGTGCCCCGGAAGGGGAGACCTCCGCGGAGGCGGCCCAGGCCTGA
- a CDS encoding acyl-CoA dehydrogenase family protein, whose amino-acid sequence MPSTPLPTRAQLVERAAGLVPLLRANAGKAAQDRRLTEETIDALADAGVFKLRVPARFGGYEADTTTLMEVATQLGRGDGSASWVASVYSIPGWMVCMFPEEVQEEVFSTPDVRVCGTLSPTAFAKTVAGGFIVNGKWSFISGAPHAQWQEIIAILDPGDGSEPYPLMALVPMADLQVVDDWYAVGLKGSGSVTTIAQDVFVPAERALPMPTVVQGNTVSERNARIPIYRAPLVPVAGASSVGTLLGLARAAMENFLEWLPGRRIAYTAYTKQSDAAVTHLQVAEAAQKIDQAEFHARRITSTVDTKAIEGVPWTLEERARNRADVGEVCKLAKEAVDILAAGAGGASIYQHVPIQGILHDLQAASLHALINPTTAAELYGRILCGLEPDTAYI is encoded by the coding sequence GTGCCGAGCACCCCACTTCCGACCCGGGCCCAGCTCGTCGAACGCGCCGCCGGGCTGGTCCCGCTGCTGCGCGCGAACGCGGGCAAGGCCGCGCAGGACCGCCGGCTCACCGAGGAGACGATCGACGCGCTCGCCGACGCCGGCGTGTTCAAGCTCCGCGTCCCCGCCCGCTTCGGCGGCTACGAGGCGGACACGACCACGCTGATGGAGGTCGCGACCCAGCTCGGCCGCGGCGACGGCTCCGCGTCGTGGGTCGCTTCGGTCTACTCCATCCCGGGCTGGATGGTCTGCATGTTCCCCGAGGAGGTGCAGGAGGAGGTGTTCTCCACCCCGGACGTCCGGGTGTGCGGGACGCTCAGCCCCACGGCCTTCGCCAAGACCGTCGCCGGTGGCTTCATCGTCAACGGCAAGTGGAGCTTCATCAGCGGCGCGCCGCACGCGCAGTGGCAGGAGATCATCGCCATCCTCGACCCGGGCGACGGCAGCGAGCCGTACCCGCTGATGGCCCTGGTCCCGATGGCGGACCTGCAGGTCGTCGACGACTGGTACGCCGTCGGCCTCAAGGGCTCCGGCAGCGTCACGACCATCGCGCAGGACGTGTTCGTCCCGGCCGAGCGGGCGCTGCCGATGCCGACGGTCGTGCAGGGCAACACCGTCTCCGAGCGCAACGCGCGGATCCCGATCTACCGCGCGCCGCTGGTCCCGGTGGCGGGCGCGAGCAGCGTCGGCACCCTCCTCGGCCTGGCGCGCGCGGCCATGGAGAACTTCCTGGAGTGGCTGCCGGGCCGCCGGATCGCTTACACCGCGTACACGAAGCAGTCGGACGCGGCGGTCACGCACCTGCAGGTCGCGGAGGCGGCGCAGAAGATCGACCAGGCCGAGTTCCACGCCCGCCGCATCACGTCCACTGTGGACACCAAGGCGATCGAGGGCGTGCCGTGGACGCTCGAGGAGCGCGCCCGCAACCGCGCCGACGTCGGCGAGGTCTGCAAGCTGGCCAAGGAGGCCGTCGACATCCTCGCCGCCGGCGCCGGCGGCGCGTCGATCTACCAGCACGTGCCGATCCAGGGCATCCTGCACGACCTGCAGGCCGCGAGCCTGCACGCGTTGATCAACCCCACTACGGCCGCGGAATTGTATGGTCGTATTCTGTGCGGTTTGGAACCGGACACCGCCTACATCTGA
- a CDS encoding alpha/beta fold hydrolase codes for MRVTIDRLAVPGASLYYEVRGAGPALLIIPSGNGDAAPFVPLAETLADEYTVITYDRRGFSRSPLDGPVGDDRLTDDAHDIGALLRHLAPGPAAVFGSSSGAIVALATLERHPDLVHTVVAHEPPLASVLPDAEHWLGFYSELYEVYRREGVDAARKAFRAGMGMDTTTKPPRRTELPPDELAEMLGRIRRNHVFWFEHELKPYPAYRPNLRLLKSFSDKLVLAGGDARDTFPYRPNTVLAEHTGNTIVHLPGGHVGYVTHPDEFAAALREVVRP; via the coding sequence ATGCGAGTCACCATCGACCGGCTGGCCGTGCCCGGCGCGAGCCTCTACTACGAGGTCCGCGGCGCCGGCCCGGCGCTGCTGATCATCCCCAGCGGCAACGGCGACGCCGCGCCGTTCGTACCGCTGGCCGAGACGCTCGCCGACGAGTACACGGTGATCACCTACGACCGGCGCGGGTTCTCCCGCAGCCCGCTCGACGGCCCGGTCGGCGACGACCGGCTCACCGACGACGCCCACGACATCGGCGCCCTGCTGCGCCACCTCGCCCCCGGCCCGGCCGCGGTGTTCGGGTCGAGCTCCGGCGCGATCGTCGCGCTCGCCACGCTCGAGCGGCACCCCGACCTGGTGCACACCGTCGTCGCGCACGAGCCGCCGCTGGCGTCGGTGCTGCCGGACGCCGAACACTGGCTCGGGTTCTACTCCGAGCTGTACGAGGTCTACCGGCGCGAGGGCGTCGACGCCGCGCGCAAGGCGTTCCGGGCCGGGATGGGCATGGACACCACGACGAAGCCGCCGCGGCGCACCGAGCTGCCGCCGGACGAGCTGGCCGAGATGCTCGGGCGGATCCGGCGCAACCACGTGTTCTGGTTCGAGCACGAGCTGAAGCCGTACCCGGCCTACCGCCCGAACCTGCGGCTGCTGAAGTCCTTTTCGGACAAGCTGGTGCTGGCCGGCGGCGACGCGCGCGACACCTTCCCGTACCGGCCCAACACGGTCTTGGCCGAGCACACCGGGAACACGATCGTGCACCTGCCGGGCGGGCACGTCGGGTACGTCACCCACCCCGACGAGTTCGCCGCGGCCCTGCGCGAGGTCGTCCGCCCCTGA
- a CDS encoding NUDIX domain-containing protein, which yields MAEAADLPMIRQISSRLVYENAWLSVREDGIERPDGSRGIYSVIDRPDFAVVIAAERGGFHLVDQYRYPLEARYWEFPQGCFPGRRGGDQLELAHRELAEETGLRAASMVPIGRLAAWHGASGQMCTVFLATDLVQGVPEREHEEQDMRHRWCARAEFESLIRSGGIRDNTTVSAYTLLRLHEEEGGTFT from the coding sequence ATGGCTGAAGCCGCCGATCTCCCGATGATCCGGCAGATCTCCTCCCGGCTGGTGTACGAGAACGCGTGGCTGAGCGTGCGCGAAGACGGCATCGAGCGCCCCGACGGCTCCCGCGGCATCTATTCGGTGATCGACCGCCCCGACTTCGCCGTGGTGATCGCGGCCGAGCGCGGCGGCTTCCACCTCGTCGACCAGTACCGGTACCCGCTCGAGGCGCGGTACTGGGAGTTCCCGCAGGGGTGCTTCCCCGGCCGCCGCGGGGGCGACCAGCTCGAGCTGGCCCACCGCGAACTGGCGGAGGAGACCGGCCTGCGGGCGGCGTCGATGGTCCCGATCGGCAGGCTGGCGGCGTGGCACGGCGCCAGCGGCCAGATGTGCACGGTGTTCCTGGCGACGGACCTGGTGCAGGGCGTGCCGGAGCGCGAGCACGAGGAACAGGACATGCGCCACCGCTGGTGCGCGCGGGCGGAGTTCGAGTCCCTGATCCGCTCGGGCGGCATCCGCGACAACACCACGGTCTCGGCGTACACGCTCCTGCGCCTCCACGAGGAAGAAGGGGGCACTTTCACGTAA